From Amaranthus tricolor cultivar Red isolate AtriRed21 chromosome 4, ASM2621246v1, whole genome shotgun sequence:
ACTTGTGAATTCCAAACACTTCGATTAGGAGTCAgtacacaaagatttaaggtcATTTCTTTAATTTGCTCTCCATTTCTAAGTTTATAGCTTTCGTGGTAGCTTCATCGATGTTACCTACCAAATAAAAGGCTTGTTCGGGAAGACCATCTAATTCTCCGGAAAGAATTAATTGAAATCCTCTAATTGTTTCTGCTAGGCCAACATATTTTCCTGGAGAGCCTGTAAATACTTCTGCTACGAAAAAGGGTTGTGATAAGAAACGCTCAATTTTTCGTGCTCTTGCTACAGTTAAACGATCTTCTTCAGATAATTCGTCCAATCCAAGGATAGCGATAATATCTTGAAGTTCTTTGTAACGTTGTAAGGTTTTCTTAACTCTTTGCGCAGTTTCATAATGTTCCTCGCCAACGATCCTAGGTTGGAGCATAGTTGACGTTGAATCTAACGGATCCACCGCTGGATAGATCCCTTTGGCCGCCAATCCTCTTGATAGTACGGTAGTAGCATCTAAATGTGCAAATGTCGTGGCAGGAGCGGGGTCGGTCAAATCGTCTGCAGGTACATAAACTTCTTGAATCGAAGTTATGGACCCTTCTTTTGTAGAAGTAATTCTTTCCTGTAACGAGCCCATTTCGGTACTAAGAGTAGGTTGATAGCCCACAGCGGAAGGCATTCTACCCAATAAGGCGGATACTTCAGATCCTGCTTGGACGAAACGGAAGATATTGTCGATAAATAAAAGTACGTCTTGCTCATTAACATCTCGGAAATATTCCGCCATAGTTAGGGCAGTTAACCCAACTCTCATACGTGCCCCCGGCGGTTCATTCATTTGACCATAGACTAAAGCCACTTTTGACTCTGCaatattttgttcattgatAACTCCGGATTCTTTCATTTCCATGTAAAGATCATTTCCTTCACGAGTACGTTCACCTACTCCGCCAAATACGGATACGCCCCCATGAGCTTTTGCAATGTTGTTGATCAATTCCATAATGAGTACTGTTTTACCCACTCCTGCTCCCCCAAACAGTCCTATTTTTCCTCCACGGCGAtaaggagctaaaagatctacCACTTTAATTCCGGTTTCAAAAATAGACAATTTTGTATCTAACTGTGTAAAGGCGGGCGCAGATCTATGAATAGGAGATGTTGTGCTGGTGTCTATGGGACCTAAATTATCAACAGGTTCCCCAAGCACGTTAAAAATTCGTCTGAGAGTCGTGCCGCCGACTGGAACGCTTAAAGGAGCTCCTGTGTCAATAACTTCCATTCCTCGTGTTAGACCATCTGTAGCACTCATAGCTACAGCCCTAACTCGATTATTTCCTAATAACTGTTGTACCTCACAAGTCACATTAATTGGTTGACCACTAGTATCTCGACCCTTAACTACTAGAGCATTGTAAATATTGGGCATCTTGCCTGGAGGAAAAGCTACGTCCAGGACCGGACCAATAATTTGAGCGATACGCcccaggttttttttttcaagcgtGGAAACCCCAGAACCAGAAGTAGTAGGATTGATTGTCATAATATTATAGTTAAAATATGTCGAAATTTTTTGCGAAAATGAAAATTAtcgaatccaaaaaaaaaaaatgtccgATAGCAAGTTGATCgattaattaaataagaaatagGAGTTAGCAATCCATTTTGTTGGTACCATCCAAACGAATCAAATTCAACCCACCTATtttcaaaatatcaaataaatggATGACCAAAAATCCTGAGAAAGTCTTTTATTTGCCTATCATTCTAGACAATACTTTCTATATTATCTACAGAAATCGAACCCGAACTCtaaactctatttttttttatgattcatTATTTCTATCGAACTGGGACCTAGTTCGTATTTAGTATATAGATTTATGTCTAGCCTTTTCATGATGGAATTCCGCATATTTTCACATCTAGGATATACATATACAACATATACCCCTGTCAAGGGTAAATTTCGAATTATTTAATTCGTTCCATTTAAATGGGGACAAAGGGGTTAATAAATTAGAAACCTAAAGAACAACTGTTACGGTTGGGTTGCACCATATATATGAAAGAGTATACAATAATGATGTATTTGGCGAATCAAATACATGGTCTATTAACGAACCATTTTGATTAGTTGATAATATTAATTGAGAATTTTATGAAAGATTCTTGTAAAAGGTTTTCTTAAGGCCGAATTTATGTCGAGTAGACCGTGTTGCTTTgttgtaaaaaattttaaattgaatttgtAGGGAGGGACTTATGTCACCACAAACAGAGACTAAAGCAAGTGTTGGATTTAAAGCTGGTGTTAAAGATTACCGATTGACTTATTATACTCCTGAGTATGAAACCCTAGATACTGATATCTTGGCAGCATTCCGAGTAACTCCTCAACCTGGAGTTCCACCTGAAGAAGCGGGGGCTGCAGTAGCTGCCGAATCTTTTACTGGTACATGGACAAGTGTATGGACCGACGGACTTACCAGTCTTGATCGTTACAAAGGACGATGCTACAACATCGAGCCCGTTGCTGGAGAAGAAAATCAATATATTTGTTATGCAGCGTATCCTTTAGACCTTTTTGAAGAAGGTTCTGTTACTAACATGTTTACTTCCATTGTGGGTAACGTATTTGGGTTCAAAGCTTTGCGTGCTCTACGTTTGGAAGATTTGCGAATCCCTGTTACTTATGTCAAAACTTTCCAAGGCCCGCCTCACGGTATCCAGGTTGAAAGAGATAAATTGAACAAGTATGGTCGTCCCCTATTGGGATGCACTATTAAACCCAAATTGGGGTTATCCGCTAAAAACTATGGTCGAGCATGTTATGAATGTCTTCGTGGTGGACTTGATTTTACCAAAGATGATGAAAACGTGAATTCCCAGCCGTTCATGCGTTGGAGAGACCGTTTCCTATTTTGTGCCGAAGCTATTTATAAATCACAAGCCGAAACAGGTGAAATCAAAGGGCATTATTTGAATGCTACCGCAGGTACTTGCGAAGAAATGATAAAAAGAGCTGTATTTGCTAGAGAGTTGGGAGTTCCAATCGTAATGCATGACTACTTAACAGGTGGATTCACTGCAAATACTAGCTTGTCTCAGTATTGCCGAGACAATGGTCTACTTCTTCACATCCACCGTGCAATGCACGCAGTTATTGATAGACAGAAGAATCATGGTATGCACTTCCGTGTACTAGCTAAAGCGTTACGTCTGTCTGGTGGAGACCATATTCATTCTGGTACCGTAGTAGGTAAGCTTGAAGGGGAAAGAGATATTACTTTAGGCTTTGTTGATTTACTACGTGATGATTATACTGAAAAAGACAGAAGTCGCGGTATCTTTTTCACTCAATCTTGGGTTTCCACACCTGGTGTTCTTCCTGTTGCTTCAGGAGGTATTCACGTTTGGCATATGCCTGCTCTAACCGAAATCTTCGGGGATGATTCTGTACTACAGTTTGGTGGAGGAACTTTAGGACACCCTTGGGGGAATGCACCGGGTGCTGTAGCGAATCGAGTAGCTCTAGAAGCATGTGTACAAGCTCGTAATGAGGGACGTGACCTTGCTCGCGAGGGTAATACAATTATTCGTGAAGCTGCTAAATGGAGTCTTGAACTAGCTGCTGCTTGTGAAGTATGGAAGGAAATCAAATTTGAATTCCCGGCAATGGATACAATTTAGTCTAAGTCATTAATGTTCGGTCTCTTAATTGAATTGTAATTAAACTCGGCCCAATCTTTTACTAAAAAGGATTGAGCCGAATACAATTTTTGTATATATCTTGTAtctctctatttatagaaactTCTTTTTATATACAAGCAAGATCttcaattcaaaattgaatacTAAACAACTCAAACTTTCTATTATTGTCTTGGATCCACAATTAATCCTACGGATCCCTAGGATTGGTAGAATTGGTAGATTCTTATACATATTCCGTGGGTTCGGCCTATGACTGTGGATATTAAGTCAAGTATACGAACTCCTTCTACCTATCTTGTATATTGTCCTTTTCGTTCCGTATTAGAATAGAAACTTATTCGGTCTTATATTAGACGGGATTCgacgaaaaaaaaattcttcatttcATAAAATAGAAGatatattctttattttttttatataaattgacCTGACCTTGGAAATTctaccttttttctttttctttagaatTTTTTCGAATTTTAAAGATAAAGAAAAAAGTTCTATCATATTCATATACAACGAAGTTATATCACGGATTTGTACAAGAAAGAATTACTTCTTTCAATAGAATATACTTAAGAATACTTACTCATTTTTCGTTAATAATCTGCGTGATTGGATCTAGATGCTTATTCTGACAAGAAATGTTCAAATTGATTTTCATCGAATGACTATTcatctattttattttca
This genomic window contains:
- the LOC130811454 gene encoding ATP synthase subunit beta, chloroplastic — protein: MTINPTTSGSGVSTLEKKNLGRIAQIIGPVLDVAFPPGKMPNIYNALVVKGRDTSGQPINVTCEVQQLLGNNRVRAVAMSATDGLTRGMEVIDTGAPLSVPVGGTTLRRIFNVLGEPVDNLGPIDTSTTSPIHRSAPAFTQLDTKLSIFETGIKVVDLLAPYRRGGKIGLFGGAGVGKTVLIMELINNIAKAHGGVSVFGGVGERTREGNDLYMEMKESGVINEQNIAESKVALVYGQMNEPPGARMRVGLTALTMAEYFRDVNEQDVLLFIDNIFRFVQAGSEVSALLGRMPSAVGYQPTLSTEMGSLQERITSTKEGSITSIQEVYVPADDLTDPAPATTFAHLDATTVLSRGLAAKGIYPAVDPLDSTSTMLQPRIVGEEHYETAQRVKKTLQRYKELQDIIAILGLDELSEEDRLTVARARKIERFLSQPFFVAEVFTGSPGKYVGLAETIRGFQLILSGELDGLPEQAFYLVGNIDEATTKAINLEMESKLKK
- the LOC130811455 gene encoding ribulose bisphosphate carboxylase large chain-like; the protein is MSPQTETKASVGFKAGVKDYRLTYYTPEYETLDTDILAAFRVTPQPGVPPEEAGAAVAAESFTGTWTSVWTDGLTSLDRYKGRCYNIEPVAGEENQYICYAAYPLDLFEEGSVTNMFTSIVGNVFGFKALRALRLEDLRIPVTYVKTFQGPPHGIQVERDKLNKYGRPLLGCTIKPKLGLSAKNYGRACYECLRGGLDFTKDDENVNSQPFMRWRDRFLFCAEAIYKSQAETGEIKGHYLNATAGTCEEMIKRAVFARELGVPIVMHDYLTGGFTANTSLSQYCRDNGLLLHIHRAMHAVIDRQKNHGMHFRVLAKALRLSGGDHIHSGTVVGKLEGERDITLGFVDLLRDDYTEKDRSRGIFFTQSWVSTPGVLPVASGGIHVWHMPALTEIFGDDSVLQFGGGTLGHPWGNAPGAVANRVALEACVQARNEGRDLAREGNTIIREAAKWSLELAAACEVWKEIKFEFPAMDTI